Proteins co-encoded in one Arachis hypogaea cultivar Tifrunner chromosome 11, arahy.Tifrunner.gnm2.J5K5, whole genome shotgun sequence genomic window:
- the LOC112723265 gene encoding uncharacterized protein isoform X3, which produces MSLLKNCRSFLSNFFFIPVGMLQRNSNMTRLWMFPLSSLSEAEKVLGEISNYKVQLEAVKAKIKSAKSKDESESLKFTQKKLINKIYTNSADAKIPAALEYLGTFIEAGCKFLIFAHHQPMIDAIHECLLKKKVGCIWIDGGTPAASRQQLVTDFQEKDYIKAAVLSIKAGGVGLTLTAASTVIFTEQSWTPGDLIQAKDRAYRIGQGCGAIQTG; this is translated from the exons ATGAGCCTTCTAAAGAACTGCCGAAGTTTTCTGTCAAACTTTTTCTTCATTCCAGTGGGCATGTTGCAGCGAAATTCCAATATGACCAG GTTATGGATGTTCCCGCTTTCTTCCTTGTCCGAAGCAGAGAAGGTTCTAGGagaaatatctaattataaagtTCAG TTGGAGGCGGTAAAAGCCAAAATCAAGTCTGCTAAATCAAAAGATGAGTCTGAATCTCTTAAATTTACTCAAAAGAAACTGATTAACAAG ATATATACTAATTCTGCAGATGCCAAGATTCCTGCTGCTCTTGAATATCTCGGAACTTTCATTGAG GCAGGTTGCAAGTTTCTTATATTTGCGCACCATCAGCCAATGATAGATGCGATACATGAGTGCCTTCTT AAGAAAAAAGTGGGTTGCATCTGGATTGATGGAGGTACACCCGCTGCATCAAGGCAACAATTGGTTACAGATTTCCAGGAAAAGGATTATATCAAGGCAGCTGTA CTATCCATTAAAGCGGGAGGAGTTGGATTAACTTTAACTGCTGCAAGCACAGTTATCTTTACAGAACAATCCTGGACTCCAGGTGACCTAATTCAGGCCAAAGATCGTGCATATAGAATTGGTCAG GGATGTGGTGCAATTCAAACCGGATAA
- the LOC112723265 gene encoding uncharacterized protein isoform X6, producing MLYRLCYGRLWMFPLSSLSEAEKVLGEISNYKVQLEAVKAKIKSAKSKDESESLKFTQKKLINKIYTNSADAKIPAALEYLGTFIEAGCKFLIFAHHQPMIDAIHECLLKKKVGCIWIDGGTPAASRQQLVTDFQEKDYIKAAVLSIKAGGVGLTLTAASTVIFTEQSWTPGDLIQAKDRAYRIGQSFAAWYSIDLTFIMHW from the exons ATGCTTTATAGGCTATGTTATGGCAG GTTATGGATGTTCCCGCTTTCTTCCTTGTCCGAAGCAGAGAAGGTTCTAGGagaaatatctaattataaagtTCAG TTGGAGGCGGTAAAAGCCAAAATCAAGTCTGCTAAATCAAAAGATGAGTCTGAATCTCTTAAATTTACTCAAAAGAAACTGATTAACAAG ATATATACTAATTCTGCAGATGCCAAGATTCCTGCTGCTCTTGAATATCTCGGAACTTTCATTGAG GCAGGTTGCAAGTTTCTTATATTTGCGCACCATCAGCCAATGATAGATGCGATACATGAGTGCCTTCTT AAGAAAAAAGTGGGTTGCATCTGGATTGATGGAGGTACACCCGCTGCATCAAGGCAACAATTGGTTACAGATTTCCAGGAAAAGGATTATATCAAGGCAGCTGTA CTATCCATTAAAGCGGGAGGAGTTGGATTAACTTTAACTGCTGCAAGCACAGTTATCTTTACAGAACAATCCTGGACTCCAGGTGACCTAATTCAGGCCAAAGATCGTGCATATAGAATTGGTCAG tcTTTCGCCGCTTGGTATAGCATTGACTTAACATTTATTATGCATTGGTGA
- the LOC112723265 gene encoding uncharacterized protein isoform X10: MFPLSSLSEAEKVLGEISNYKVQLEAVKAKIKSAKSKDESESLKFTQKKLINKIYTNSADAKIPAALEYLGTFIEAGCKFLIFAHHQPMIDAIHECLLKKKVGCIWIDGGTPAASRQQLVTDFQEKDYIKAAVLSIKAGGVGLTLTAASTVIFTEQSWTPGDLIQAKDRAYRIGQSFAAWYSIDLTFIMHW, from the exons ATGTTCCCGCTTTCTTCCTTGTCCGAAGCAGAGAAGGTTCTAGGagaaatatctaattataaagtTCAG TTGGAGGCGGTAAAAGCCAAAATCAAGTCTGCTAAATCAAAAGATGAGTCTGAATCTCTTAAATTTACTCAAAAGAAACTGATTAACAAG ATATATACTAATTCTGCAGATGCCAAGATTCCTGCTGCTCTTGAATATCTCGGAACTTTCATTGAG GCAGGTTGCAAGTTTCTTATATTTGCGCACCATCAGCCAATGATAGATGCGATACATGAGTGCCTTCTT AAGAAAAAAGTGGGTTGCATCTGGATTGATGGAGGTACACCCGCTGCATCAAGGCAACAATTGGTTACAGATTTCCAGGAAAAGGATTATATCAAGGCAGCTGTA CTATCCATTAAAGCGGGAGGAGTTGGATTAACTTTAACTGCTGCAAGCACAGTTATCTTTACAGAACAATCCTGGACTCCAGGTGACCTAATTCAGGCCAAAGATCGTGCATATAGAATTGGTCAG tcTTTCGCCGCTTGGTATAGCATTGACTTAACATTTATTATGCATTGGTGA
- the LOC112723265 gene encoding uncharacterized protein isoform X7 — MSLLKNCRSFLSNFFFIPVGMLQRNSNMTRLWMFPLSSLSEAEKVLGEISNYKVQLEAVKAKIKSAKSKDESESLKFTQKKLINKAGCKFLIFAHHQPMIDAIHECLLKKKVGCIWIDGGTPAASRQQLVTDFQEKDYIKAAVLSIKAGGVGLTLTAASTVIFTEQSWTPGDLIQAKDRAYRIGQSFAAWYSIDLTFIMHW; from the exons ATGAGCCTTCTAAAGAACTGCCGAAGTTTTCTGTCAAACTTTTTCTTCATTCCAGTGGGCATGTTGCAGCGAAATTCCAATATGACCAG GTTATGGATGTTCCCGCTTTCTTCCTTGTCCGAAGCAGAGAAGGTTCTAGGagaaatatctaattataaagtTCAG TTGGAGGCGGTAAAAGCCAAAATCAAGTCTGCTAAATCAAAAGATGAGTCTGAATCTCTTAAATTTACTCAAAAGAAACTGATTAACAAG GCAGGTTGCAAGTTTCTTATATTTGCGCACCATCAGCCAATGATAGATGCGATACATGAGTGCCTTCTT AAGAAAAAAGTGGGTTGCATCTGGATTGATGGAGGTACACCCGCTGCATCAAGGCAACAATTGGTTACAGATTTCCAGGAAAAGGATTATATCAAGGCAGCTGTA CTATCCATTAAAGCGGGAGGAGTTGGATTAACTTTAACTGCTGCAAGCACAGTTATCTTTACAGAACAATCCTGGACTCCAGGTGACCTAATTCAGGCCAAAGATCGTGCATATAGAATTGGTCAG tcTTTCGCCGCTTGGTATAGCATTGACTTAACATTTATTATGCATTGGTGA
- the LOC112723265 gene encoding uncharacterized protein isoform X8 codes for MSLLKNCRSFLSNFFFIPVGMLQRNSNMTRLWMFPLSSLSEAEKVLGEISNYKVQLEAVKAKIKSAKSKDESESLKFTQKKLINKIYTNSADAKIPAALEYLGTFIEKKKVGCIWIDGGTPAASRQQLVTDFQEKDYIKAAVLSIKAGGVGLTLTAASTVIFTEQSWTPGDLIQAKDRAYRIGQSFAAWYSIDLTFIMHW; via the exons ATGAGCCTTCTAAAGAACTGCCGAAGTTTTCTGTCAAACTTTTTCTTCATTCCAGTGGGCATGTTGCAGCGAAATTCCAATATGACCAG GTTATGGATGTTCCCGCTTTCTTCCTTGTCCGAAGCAGAGAAGGTTCTAGGagaaatatctaattataaagtTCAG TTGGAGGCGGTAAAAGCCAAAATCAAGTCTGCTAAATCAAAAGATGAGTCTGAATCTCTTAAATTTACTCAAAAGAAACTGATTAACAAG ATATATACTAATTCTGCAGATGCCAAGATTCCTGCTGCTCTTGAATATCTCGGAACTTTCATTGAG AAGAAAAAAGTGGGTTGCATCTGGATTGATGGAGGTACACCCGCTGCATCAAGGCAACAATTGGTTACAGATTTCCAGGAAAAGGATTATATCAAGGCAGCTGTA CTATCCATTAAAGCGGGAGGAGTTGGATTAACTTTAACTGCTGCAAGCACAGTTATCTTTACAGAACAATCCTGGACTCCAGGTGACCTAATTCAGGCCAAAGATCGTGCATATAGAATTGGTCAG tcTTTCGCCGCTTGGTATAGCATTGACTTAACATTTATTATGCATTGGTGA
- the LOC112723265 gene encoding uncharacterized protein isoform X9, with translation MSLLKNCRSFLSNFFFIPVGMLQRNSNMTRLWMFPLSSLSEAEKVLGEISNYKVQIYTNSADAKIPAALEYLGTFIEAGCKFLIFAHHQPMIDAIHECLLKKKVGCIWIDGGTPAASRQQLVTDFQEKDYIKAAVLSIKAGGVGLTLTAASTVIFTEQSWTPGDLIQAKDRAYRIGQSFAAWYSIDLTFIMHW, from the exons ATGAGCCTTCTAAAGAACTGCCGAAGTTTTCTGTCAAACTTTTTCTTCATTCCAGTGGGCATGTTGCAGCGAAATTCCAATATGACCAG GTTATGGATGTTCCCGCTTTCTTCCTTGTCCGAAGCAGAGAAGGTTCTAGGagaaatatctaattataaagtTCAG ATATATACTAATTCTGCAGATGCCAAGATTCCTGCTGCTCTTGAATATCTCGGAACTTTCATTGAG GCAGGTTGCAAGTTTCTTATATTTGCGCACCATCAGCCAATGATAGATGCGATACATGAGTGCCTTCTT AAGAAAAAAGTGGGTTGCATCTGGATTGATGGAGGTACACCCGCTGCATCAAGGCAACAATTGGTTACAGATTTCCAGGAAAAGGATTATATCAAGGCAGCTGTA CTATCCATTAAAGCGGGAGGAGTTGGATTAACTTTAACTGCTGCAAGCACAGTTATCTTTACAGAACAATCCTGGACTCCAGGTGACCTAATTCAGGCCAAAGATCGTGCATATAGAATTGGTCAG tcTTTCGCCGCTTGGTATAGCATTGACTTAACATTTATTATGCATTGGTGA
- the LOC112723265 gene encoding uncharacterized protein isoform X1, translating to MSLLKNCRSFLSNFFFIPVGMLQRNSNMTRLWMFPLSSLSEAEKVLGEISNYKVQLEAVKAKIKSAKSKDESESLKFTQKKLINKIYTNSADAKIPAALEYLGTFIEAGCKFLIFAHHQPMIDAIHECLLKKKVGCIWIDGGTPAASRQQLVTDFQEKDYIKAAVLSIKAGGVGLTLTAASTVIFTEQSWTPGDLIQAKDRAYRIGQSFAAWYSIDLTFIMHW from the exons ATGAGCCTTCTAAAGAACTGCCGAAGTTTTCTGTCAAACTTTTTCTTCATTCCAGTGGGCATGTTGCAGCGAAATTCCAATATGACCAG GTTATGGATGTTCCCGCTTTCTTCCTTGTCCGAAGCAGAGAAGGTTCTAGGagaaatatctaattataaagtTCAG TTGGAGGCGGTAAAAGCCAAAATCAAGTCTGCTAAATCAAAAGATGAGTCTGAATCTCTTAAATTTACTCAAAAGAAACTGATTAACAAG ATATATACTAATTCTGCAGATGCCAAGATTCCTGCTGCTCTTGAATATCTCGGAACTTTCATTGAG GCAGGTTGCAAGTTTCTTATATTTGCGCACCATCAGCCAATGATAGATGCGATACATGAGTGCCTTCTT AAGAAAAAAGTGGGTTGCATCTGGATTGATGGAGGTACACCCGCTGCATCAAGGCAACAATTGGTTACAGATTTCCAGGAAAAGGATTATATCAAGGCAGCTGTA CTATCCATTAAAGCGGGAGGAGTTGGATTAACTTTAACTGCTGCAAGCACAGTTATCTTTACAGAACAATCCTGGACTCCAGGTGACCTAATTCAGGCCAAAGATCGTGCATATAGAATTGGTCAG tcTTTCGCCGCTTGGTATAGCATTGACTTAACATTTATTATGCATTGGTGA
- the LOC112723265 gene encoding uncharacterized protein isoform X5 — MSLLKNCRSFLSNFFFIPVGMLQRNSNMTRLWMFPLSSLSEAEKVLGEISNYKVQLEAVKAKIKSAKSKDESESLKFTQKKLINKIYTNSADAKIPAALEYLGTFIEAGCKFLIFAHHQPMIDAIHECLLKKKVGCIWIDGGTPAASRQQLVTDFQEKDYIKAAVLSIKAGGVGLTLTAASTVIFTEQSWTPGDLIQAKDRAYRIVFRRLV, encoded by the exons ATGAGCCTTCTAAAGAACTGCCGAAGTTTTCTGTCAAACTTTTTCTTCATTCCAGTGGGCATGTTGCAGCGAAATTCCAATATGACCAG GTTATGGATGTTCCCGCTTTCTTCCTTGTCCGAAGCAGAGAAGGTTCTAGGagaaatatctaattataaagtTCAG TTGGAGGCGGTAAAAGCCAAAATCAAGTCTGCTAAATCAAAAGATGAGTCTGAATCTCTTAAATTTACTCAAAAGAAACTGATTAACAAG ATATATACTAATTCTGCAGATGCCAAGATTCCTGCTGCTCTTGAATATCTCGGAACTTTCATTGAG GCAGGTTGCAAGTTTCTTATATTTGCGCACCATCAGCCAATGATAGATGCGATACATGAGTGCCTTCTT AAGAAAAAAGTGGGTTGCATCTGGATTGATGGAGGTACACCCGCTGCATCAAGGCAACAATTGGTTACAGATTTCCAGGAAAAGGATTATATCAAGGCAGCTGTA CTATCCATTAAAGCGGGAGGAGTTGGATTAACTTTAACTGCTGCAAGCACAGTTATCTTTACAGAACAATCCTGGACTCCAGGTGACCTAATTCAGGCCAAAGATCGTGCATATAGAATTG tcTTTCGCCGCTTGGTATAG
- the LOC112723265 gene encoding uncharacterized protein isoform X2, producing the protein MSLLKNCRSFLSNFFFIPVGMLQRNSNMTRLWMFPLSSLSEAEKVLGEISNYKVQLEAVKAKIKSAKSKDESESLKFTQKKLINKIYTNSADAKIPAALEYLGTFIEAGCKFLIFAHHQPMIDAIHECLLKKKVGCIWIDGGTPAASRQQLVTDFQEKDYIKAAVLSIKAGGVGLTLTAASTVIFTEQSWTPGDLIQAKDRAYRIGLISKYILVGK; encoded by the exons ATGAGCCTTCTAAAGAACTGCCGAAGTTTTCTGTCAAACTTTTTCTTCATTCCAGTGGGCATGTTGCAGCGAAATTCCAATATGACCAG GTTATGGATGTTCCCGCTTTCTTCCTTGTCCGAAGCAGAGAAGGTTCTAGGagaaatatctaattataaagtTCAG TTGGAGGCGGTAAAAGCCAAAATCAAGTCTGCTAAATCAAAAGATGAGTCTGAATCTCTTAAATTTACTCAAAAGAAACTGATTAACAAG ATATATACTAATTCTGCAGATGCCAAGATTCCTGCTGCTCTTGAATATCTCGGAACTTTCATTGAG GCAGGTTGCAAGTTTCTTATATTTGCGCACCATCAGCCAATGATAGATGCGATACATGAGTGCCTTCTT AAGAAAAAAGTGGGTTGCATCTGGATTGATGGAGGTACACCCGCTGCATCAAGGCAACAATTGGTTACAGATTTCCAGGAAAAGGATTATATCAAGGCAGCTGTA CTATCCATTAAAGCGGGAGGAGTTGGATTAACTTTAACTGCTGCAAGCACAGTTATCTTTACAGAACAATCCTGGACTCCAGGTGACCTAATTCAGGCCAAAGATCGTGCATATAGAATTG GTCTCATCAGTAAATATATACTAGTTGGTAAATGA
- the LOC112723265 gene encoding uncharacterized protein isoform X4, whose protein sequence is MSLLKNCRSFLSNFFFIPVGMLQRNSNMTRLWMFPLSSLSEAEKVLGEISNYKVQLEAVKAKIKSAKSKDESESLKFTQKKLINKIYTNSADAKIPAALEYLGTFIEAGCKFLIFAHHQPMIDAIHECLLKKKVGCIWIDGGTPAASRQQLVTDFQEKDYIKAAVLSIKAGGVGLTLTAASTVIFTEQSWTPGDLIQAKDRAYRIGQVSSVNIY, encoded by the exons ATGAGCCTTCTAAAGAACTGCCGAAGTTTTCTGTCAAACTTTTTCTTCATTCCAGTGGGCATGTTGCAGCGAAATTCCAATATGACCAG GTTATGGATGTTCCCGCTTTCTTCCTTGTCCGAAGCAGAGAAGGTTCTAGGagaaatatctaattataaagtTCAG TTGGAGGCGGTAAAAGCCAAAATCAAGTCTGCTAAATCAAAAGATGAGTCTGAATCTCTTAAATTTACTCAAAAGAAACTGATTAACAAG ATATATACTAATTCTGCAGATGCCAAGATTCCTGCTGCTCTTGAATATCTCGGAACTTTCATTGAG GCAGGTTGCAAGTTTCTTATATTTGCGCACCATCAGCCAATGATAGATGCGATACATGAGTGCCTTCTT AAGAAAAAAGTGGGTTGCATCTGGATTGATGGAGGTACACCCGCTGCATCAAGGCAACAATTGGTTACAGATTTCCAGGAAAAGGATTATATCAAGGCAGCTGTA CTATCCATTAAAGCGGGAGGAGTTGGATTAACTTTAACTGCTGCAAGCACAGTTATCTTTACAGAACAATCCTGGACTCCAGGTGACCTAATTCAGGCCAAAGATCGTGCATATAGAATTGGTCAG GTCTCATCAGTAAATATATACTAG
- the LOC112723265 gene encoding uncharacterized protein isoform X11 has translation MFPLSSLSEAEKVLGEISNYKVQLEAVKAKIKSAKSKDESESLKFTQKKLINKIYTNSADAKIPAALEYLGTFIEAGCKFLIFAHHQPMIDAIHECLLKKKVGCIWIDGGTPAASRQQLVTDFQEKDYIKAAVLSIKAGGVGLTLTAASTVIFTEQSWTPGDLIQAKDRAYRIGQVSSVNIY, from the exons ATGTTCCCGCTTTCTTCCTTGTCCGAAGCAGAGAAGGTTCTAGGagaaatatctaattataaagtTCAG TTGGAGGCGGTAAAAGCCAAAATCAAGTCTGCTAAATCAAAAGATGAGTCTGAATCTCTTAAATTTACTCAAAAGAAACTGATTAACAAG ATATATACTAATTCTGCAGATGCCAAGATTCCTGCTGCTCTTGAATATCTCGGAACTTTCATTGAG GCAGGTTGCAAGTTTCTTATATTTGCGCACCATCAGCCAATGATAGATGCGATACATGAGTGCCTTCTT AAGAAAAAAGTGGGTTGCATCTGGATTGATGGAGGTACACCCGCTGCATCAAGGCAACAATTGGTTACAGATTTCCAGGAAAAGGATTATATCAAGGCAGCTGTA CTATCCATTAAAGCGGGAGGAGTTGGATTAACTTTAACTGCTGCAAGCACAGTTATCTTTACAGAACAATCCTGGACTCCAGGTGACCTAATTCAGGCCAAAGATCGTGCATATAGAATTGGTCAG GTCTCATCAGTAAATATATACTAG
- the LOC112723265 gene encoding uncharacterized protein isoform X14 has product MSLLKNCRSFLSNFFFIPVGMLQRNSNMTRLWMFPLSSLSEAEKVLGEISNYKVQLEAVKAKIKSAKSKDESESLKFTQKKLINKIYTNSADAKIPAALEYLGTFIEAGCKFLIFAHHQPMIDAIHECLLKKKVGCIWIDGGTPAASRQQLVTDFQEKDYIKAAVVCYPLKREELD; this is encoded by the exons ATGAGCCTTCTAAAGAACTGCCGAAGTTTTCTGTCAAACTTTTTCTTCATTCCAGTGGGCATGTTGCAGCGAAATTCCAATATGACCAG GTTATGGATGTTCCCGCTTTCTTCCTTGTCCGAAGCAGAGAAGGTTCTAGGagaaatatctaattataaagtTCAG TTGGAGGCGGTAAAAGCCAAAATCAAGTCTGCTAAATCAAAAGATGAGTCTGAATCTCTTAAATTTACTCAAAAGAAACTGATTAACAAG ATATATACTAATTCTGCAGATGCCAAGATTCCTGCTGCTCTTGAATATCTCGGAACTTTCATTGAG GCAGGTTGCAAGTTTCTTATATTTGCGCACCATCAGCCAATGATAGATGCGATACATGAGTGCCTTCTT AAGAAAAAAGTGGGTTGCATCTGGATTGATGGAGGTACACCCGCTGCATCAAGGCAACAATTGGTTACAGATTTCCAGGAAAAGGATTATATCAAGGCAGCTGTAGTATG CTATCCATTAAAGCGGGAGGAGTTGGATTAA
- the LOC112723265 gene encoding uncharacterized protein isoform X13, which translates to MSLLKNCRSFLSNFFFIPVGMLQRNSNMTRLWMFPLSSLSEAEKVLGEISNYKVQLEAVKAKIKSAKSKDESESLKFTQKKLINKIYTNSADAKIPAALEYLGTFIEAGCKFLIFAHHQPMIDAIHECLLKKKVGCIWIDGGTPAASRQQLVTDFQEKDYIKAAVVWCYPLKREELD; encoded by the exons ATGAGCCTTCTAAAGAACTGCCGAAGTTTTCTGTCAAACTTTTTCTTCATTCCAGTGGGCATGTTGCAGCGAAATTCCAATATGACCAG GTTATGGATGTTCCCGCTTTCTTCCTTGTCCGAAGCAGAGAAGGTTCTAGGagaaatatctaattataaagtTCAG TTGGAGGCGGTAAAAGCCAAAATCAAGTCTGCTAAATCAAAAGATGAGTCTGAATCTCTTAAATTTACTCAAAAGAAACTGATTAACAAG ATATATACTAATTCTGCAGATGCCAAGATTCCTGCTGCTCTTGAATATCTCGGAACTTTCATTGAG GCAGGTTGCAAGTTTCTTATATTTGCGCACCATCAGCCAATGATAGATGCGATACATGAGTGCCTTCTT AAGAAAAAAGTGGGTTGCATCTGGATTGATGGAGGTACACCCGCTGCATCAAGGCAACAATTGGTTACAGATTTCCAGGAAAAGGATTATATCAAGGCAGCTGTAGTATGGTG CTATCCATTAAAGCGGGAGGAGTTGGATTAA
- the LOC112723265 gene encoding uncharacterized protein isoform X12, with protein sequence MSLLKNCRSFLSNFFFIPVGMLQRNSNMTRLWMFPLSSLSEAEKVLGEISNYKVQLEAVKAKIKSAKSKDESESLKFTQKKLINKIYTNSADAKIPAALEYLGTFIEAGCKFLIFAHHQPMIDAIHECLLKKKVGCIWIDGGTPAASRQQLVTDFQEKDYIKAAVVWWYFCYPLKREELD encoded by the exons ATGAGCCTTCTAAAGAACTGCCGAAGTTTTCTGTCAAACTTTTTCTTCATTCCAGTGGGCATGTTGCAGCGAAATTCCAATATGACCAG GTTATGGATGTTCCCGCTTTCTTCCTTGTCCGAAGCAGAGAAGGTTCTAGGagaaatatctaattataaagtTCAG TTGGAGGCGGTAAAAGCCAAAATCAAGTCTGCTAAATCAAAAGATGAGTCTGAATCTCTTAAATTTACTCAAAAGAAACTGATTAACAAG ATATATACTAATTCTGCAGATGCCAAGATTCCTGCTGCTCTTGAATATCTCGGAACTTTCATTGAG GCAGGTTGCAAGTTTCTTATATTTGCGCACCATCAGCCAATGATAGATGCGATACATGAGTGCCTTCTT AAGAAAAAAGTGGGTTGCATCTGGATTGATGGAGGTACACCCGCTGCATCAAGGCAACAATTGGTTACAGATTTCCAGGAAAAGGATTATATCAAGGCAGCTGTAGTATGGTGGTATTTTTG CTATCCATTAAAGCGGGAGGAGTTGGATTAA
- the LOC112723265 gene encoding uncharacterized protein isoform X16 — protein MLYRLCYGRLWMFPLSSLSEAEKVLGEISNYKVQLEAVKAKIKSAKSKDESESLKFTQKKLINKIYTNSADAKIPAALEYLGTFIEAGCKFLIFAHHQPMIDAIHECLLKKKVGCIWIDGGTPAASRQQLVTDFQEKDYIKAAVVCYPLKREELD, from the exons ATGCTTTATAGGCTATGTTATGGCAG GTTATGGATGTTCCCGCTTTCTTCCTTGTCCGAAGCAGAGAAGGTTCTAGGagaaatatctaattataaagtTCAG TTGGAGGCGGTAAAAGCCAAAATCAAGTCTGCTAAATCAAAAGATGAGTCTGAATCTCTTAAATTTACTCAAAAGAAACTGATTAACAAG ATATATACTAATTCTGCAGATGCCAAGATTCCTGCTGCTCTTGAATATCTCGGAACTTTCATTGAG GCAGGTTGCAAGTTTCTTATATTTGCGCACCATCAGCCAATGATAGATGCGATACATGAGTGCCTTCTT AAGAAAAAAGTGGGTTGCATCTGGATTGATGGAGGTACACCCGCTGCATCAAGGCAACAATTGGTTACAGATTTCCAGGAAAAGGATTATATCAAGGCAGCTGTAGTATG CTATCCATTAAAGCGGGAGGAGTTGGATTAA
- the LOC112723265 gene encoding uncharacterized protein isoform X15 — protein sequence MLYRLCYGRLWMFPLSSLSEAEKVLGEISNYKVQLEAVKAKIKSAKSKDESESLKFTQKKLINKIYTNSADAKIPAALEYLGTFIEAGCKFLIFAHHQPMIDAIHECLLKKKVGCIWIDGGTPAASRQQLVTDFQEKDYIKAAVVWCYPLKREELD from the exons ATGCTTTATAGGCTATGTTATGGCAG GTTATGGATGTTCCCGCTTTCTTCCTTGTCCGAAGCAGAGAAGGTTCTAGGagaaatatctaattataaagtTCAG TTGGAGGCGGTAAAAGCCAAAATCAAGTCTGCTAAATCAAAAGATGAGTCTGAATCTCTTAAATTTACTCAAAAGAAACTGATTAACAAG ATATATACTAATTCTGCAGATGCCAAGATTCCTGCTGCTCTTGAATATCTCGGAACTTTCATTGAG GCAGGTTGCAAGTTTCTTATATTTGCGCACCATCAGCCAATGATAGATGCGATACATGAGTGCCTTCTT AAGAAAAAAGTGGGTTGCATCTGGATTGATGGAGGTACACCCGCTGCATCAAGGCAACAATTGGTTACAGATTTCCAGGAAAAGGATTATATCAAGGCAGCTGTAGTATGGTG CTATCCATTAAAGCGGGAGGAGTTGGATTAA